TGCTGACAGGGCTCCCGAAAATGCGGTCAGGTTGTGCCGGGAATCCACGGTCAACGGTATCGAGCGTTCGCCCGCAAGGTCGCGGATCTCGGAAAAAAGCTCCGCGCTGACGGTGCCATAGCCATAATCTGACACTATCACGGCGTCCGCTTCGCTTAAGGCATTGACGGTCCTGGTAGACAGCAGCTTGTGGCCGAGCTCGGAACGCGGCCCATTGTTAAGATAATCGATACGGATGACCTGTTGCCGCGAAGCGTACTGATGTCCGGCGATCACCCGTACTTTTGTTACCGTCGTTTCGCCTTCGTTTGCAACGATGCCTTCAGTTGAAACGCCCGCGGACGACAATGCTGAAGTAAGGCTGCGCCCGTTTTCATCTGTCCCTATCAAACACAGCATTGATGCGTGCCCGCCGAGTGACGCGACATTTGCCGCAACATTTCCGGCCCCTCCGGGAACGGTCACGGTCAGCTCATGGTTCATTATAAAAACCGGAGCTTCGCGGGAAACACGGGCGATGCGGCCCGTGAGGAACTGATCAGCTACGGCGTCGCCTACGATGGCGACTCGGAGTTTTGAGAATCTGTTGATGAAATTTTCGAGGTCTTTCGACATTTGAATGAAAAAACGGTTGGGGCTTTTTATGCCCCAACCATTTCAACAAAAGCGTCAGCAAAAAATCAATGTGTGTCGTAACTTGCAACGGGATAGTCGTTCGGCGATCCCCAAGCGACCACATTGAAAGCATTGTTAATGCTGCTTCGGTACCAGAACTGACCTGTAGTGTCACGCCAGATCGCTATATCTGTCTTACCGTCACCGTCATAGTCAGCCTGAGCGTTAAGGTCAGTGCCGGTGTCGCCAAAAGAGACCCCGATCGGAACGTTGTCCGAACTGCGAATTATGTACCAGATGAGCGGCGAATTTGTTGTAGAGCCTTCGCGTACAACAGCGAAATCGGTCTTGCCGTCGCCGTCATAGTCGCCGGGTACGACAAGGTCGTTGCCCCATCCCCACGAAACGACGCTTACATTGAAAGTGCCGTTGGTCAGTACATAGAATACTGCGGGACTGGTCGGTGTCGGGCCCGGCCGCTGCACGCAAAAGTCGAATTTCCCGTCGCCATCGTAGTCGCCAGGTGCCGTGAAGTCTGTCGAAAGTCCCCAAGATGCGACCTGAACCTGGCTGTCCGAACTTCGGAGGATATACCAAACCATCGAGCCGCCTGTACGGCGTACAACAGCGTAATCGGTCCTGCCGTCACCATCGTAGTCGCGGGCCACAGGTTCATCACCGGAAATTCCCCATGACGCGATGCTGACCGTACCGTTCGAACTGTTAATGATAAAGAAGAGGCCATTGGTATCTCGCCAAACAGCTAAATCACCTCTGCCATCGCCGTCATAGTCGCCGGGGACCATAAAATCCTCAGCAGCAAGACCCCAGCCATCTATCGCTACACTGCCGCCGCTACGTAGTGAATACCAAGCATTGTTGCTCGGTCTGAAGATCACAAAATCGGCCCTGCCGTCACCATCGTAATCCAGAGCTTTGCGTAGGCTAAGCTGCGATAATACCGGCACTGCCATAAATAGAGCTACAAGCGCTATAACAGAGTACCTACCAAAACGAATCAAATTTGCTTTCATTTCTTACTTCCTAGATTAATCGTTCGCCGATCGAGAAGGCAGCAGCCAAGCGATAAAAGACGATATCGAATGTTAGCATTCTTTCTCTACGGTTTGCAACAAAATTGAACCCTGCACCTACCGTTCAAGCATTTCCATGTTTAACAGTGTCGCCGAGCTCGTCTTCAGTAACAGATTAGACGGTTTTTTGAGCAAAAAAGTCTATTCCCTGCACCTATTTACTACGTTTTTGAGAAACCGTGAAGGTTCCACTGCCTATCTTTATCACAGCCGATCGATTTATGGTCGGATTGACGCCCACACGAAATTTTATGGTTGAACTCCCCGATTCCGTACTTTCAGAGGTAATATGCACCCACTTCGTTCCGGATCTGACGGAATAATCACAAAACTGCGGCGCGGTGACGCTCATCTCGTACCAACCACCTTTGGTCGGAACGACGATCTCGGCGCTGTTCGGTTGAAAAGTGCAAACGACCGGTTCATTCAGGGCGCGGCTGACATTCAAACGTCCTCCGGATCGGTTGAAACCCGTGAAAGCCGGCAACTGATCGACCGTCTTCATTAATGTGGCTTTGAGAGATAGTGCAGAAAGAGACGGATCGAATGCTGCAAGTAATGCCGCTGCTCCCGCAGCATGAGGCGTTGACATTGAAGTACCGCTTTTTGTGCCGTAACTGCTGTTTGATGTGTGAACAGTGCTGTATATCAGCGAGCCCGGAGCTGCGAGGTCGACCGAATTCGCACCGAAATTGTACCTTCGATTATCGTCCTGGTCGGAGCCGCCGACGGCCAGAATGCTCGGACTGTCATAGCTCGCGGGGAAAAAAGGTATTCCGTCGTTGTTCGTCCCGCTGTTCCCGGCAGCAAATACATTAAGGATGTCTGCGTCTCCCATAGCATCGATAGCATCTTTGGTCGCTTGGTCGTAGCCGCACGCCTCGTCGCAGCCGCCGTATGAATTGTTCGTCACGCGTATGTTCACGCCGCGAAGTTTCATCATCCGCACATAGTTGTAGGCGTTGATCAGCATCGCCGACGTAGTTCCGCTGCCGGTCGAATTGTAGATCTTGATCGGCATTATCTTTACGTTCCAGTTGACGCCCACTATGCCGATCGCGTTGTTGCCGACCGCACCGATGGTACCGCCGACGTGCGTCCCGTGGCTGTTCTCGTCGGAAGGGTCGTTGTCGTCAAAAAAGAAATCCCAGCCGTTCACATCATCAACGAATCCGTTGCCGTCATCATCAACTCCGTTCCCGGGGATCTCGCCGGGATTCACCCAGATGTTTGCTGCAAGGTCCTCGTGCGTTAGACGCATGCCGGTGTCGATATTCGCTACCACGACCGTAGAACTGCCGGTCGTCAGATCCCAAGCAGCAGGAGCGGCGATCTTTGTAAGCCCGTATAGGCCGGAATGGCTGAATTGCGGATCGTTTGGGATGAGCTGCGGATAATAGTAGAAATTCGGCTGTGCGGCGATGACGTGAACTGAACGGGCATATGTCTTTACGGCGTCCTCGATCGATGTGCCTGGTGCCAGTTTCAACCGCATCCAGCCAAGGTCGCTGAAGGTTTCCGCAACGGAAGCTCCGTGCCGCCTGTTCAACTGTTTGACGGCATCGTTTATCGACAGATCCGCGAGCTTGACCAGTATCTCGTCAGATGCAAAAGCAGGCCGAATCAGAGTTTGTGAACGGGAATCCGGCGCCCCAAATAAGAGAGCGGTGATTACGATAAAGAGGGCGAAAGAACTTGAAAGTCTGCCCGGCATAAATAAACGGTGGGGCAAATTAGAGGGGAAGTTATGAAAATTAAGTGGGGCGGCTAGAGGGATTCGAACCCTCGACATCCTGAACCACAATCAGGCGCTCTAACCGCTGAACTATAGCCGCCACATTATCAATCGAGGTTTGGCCTCGGTTCGATCCTCGCCCCCGGCAGGACTCGAACCTGCGACCCACAGCTTAGAAGGCTGTTGCTCTATCCAGCTGAGCTACGGGAGCACAACAAAAAGCAACTTTTCATGTTATCGACTGAGGGCGGATTAGTCAAACATTTTCGCAAAGTAGATCGCGATCGCCGCGATAAGGCCGAGAGCAAGCGGCCACGAGTTCAACAACAGCATCCAAGCTGCCTCTCGCCGAAACGTGAATCCGAAAAAGCCCATTCACGCCCCTTCAATGAGCCGGAGCATTAGACCAAAGACCTCGTCGAGGCCGAGATCGCTGGTGTCTATCTCGATCGCACCATCGGCTCTGACGAGCGGCGAATCTTTTCGCGTGCTGTCGCGACGGTCGCGTTCGCTGATCTCTGCCAGTGTCTTCTCGTATGTCGTCTCGCGGCCTTTGGCGTTGTCTTCTTCAAAACGGCGTCGTGCGCGTGCTTCTGTTTTCGCCGTCAGGAAAAATTTAACGTCCGCATTCGGAAATACCACGCTGCCGATGTCGCGGCCTTCGAGTACGCAGCCGTTCGGAGCAGATTCGCCGATCGAACGCTGGAGTTCGACCATGCGTTGGCGGACGCCGGAGATCGTTGAAACAACGGAAGCCGCTTGTGCCGCCTCGGGAGTTCGGATCGCTGCTGAGACGTCTTCGCCGTTCAGTGAAACGCGTAAACTGTCAGGTTCACCCTCAAGTTCGATGTGGGCTTCACTTACCACAGCGACAACGCGATCCTGAGCATCTAATGATACTCCGGCTTTGGCCGCTGCCAATGCTGCCGCACGATACATCGCACCGGTATCCAGATACAAGAGCCCCAACCGTTTAGCGAGCATTTTGCCGAGTGTGGATTTGCCCGCTCCGCTGGGGCCGTCAATGGCGATTATCATTTTCTAAAAACCTGAACAGCTCGGTCCGGATAATCCGAAATTATGCCGTCGATGTCGAATTTTGCCATTTTTTCAAGATCGGCGATCTCGTTGACCGTCCAAGGAACGATACGCATGCCTTTTTCACGGCAGAAACGGATCAACTCTTCATTTACGAGCGAAAAATTGGGACTGTATGTATTCGGCGTGAATCCCAATTTGTCGAGATTCGCCTGCGGCGGCCCGGCGGCGGAAACGAGCAGTGCGAGCGGCATGTTAGGAGCGATCTCCTTGACCGCCTGTAATGCGCGAACGTCAAACGATTGAATTATCGAGCGTCCGTCTATCTTTTGTTTCGTGATGACATCAACCACGAGTTTTGCAAATTCTGCCGGTTCGGGATGGAAAAGACGATCACCCTTTGGATCAGATTTGATCTCGATGCTGTAGCTCACGGGCGGCAACTTCTTGCTCTTAGCGTGTGATTCCGCTTTTTTGATCACATCCTCCAGTAGCGGTTTTACAGCCTTTTCCTTGCGTTGCTGCGGAAACTCAGCGTTGCCTATGCTGCCGACGTCGTACCGCACGACCTGCGAATACTTCATCTGATAGATGATATGCTCGCGCTCTATTTCTTTCGGTATCCTCTGGCCCGTCGGGTCGAGTGAGATGGCACTTGAAAACCATGGCTCGTGCGAAACAACGACCTTTTTGTCGCTCGAGATCACAACGTCCATTTCCAATGTGTCCGCACCCTGATCGAGTGCGAGTAGGAACGACGGTATCGTATTCTCAGGCAGATGGCCGCGAGCACCGCGGTGACCCTCGATCGAAACCTTGCGCTGGGTCTCTGCGGATGCATTTTCTGCGACAGGAAAGCCTAGGAGCGAAAAAAGCAAGAGCGCCGATAGTATCTTCATTTTATATTCCCGACGGCTGTTATACCGCCGCCTTTTTCATTGAATTCAATGTTTTGTCGATATCTGTTCCCGAAACATCGCAATGGGTGACCATTCTGATCCTGCGGCCGAACGGAATTGCCAAAATATCATCATTTCGCAGCGCACCGCATATCGACTCCGCCGGCTTTCCGGTCCCCGCGACATCGAAAATAACGATGTTTGTTACCACACTTTCGACGTCAATATCAATTCCGGGAATCTCTGCAAGCCCGAGAGCAAGCCGTCTTGCGTTTTCGTGATCCGCATGCAAACGCTTTGGCGACTCTTCCAGCGCAATGAGTCCGGCTGCCGCCAAAATACCGACCTGCCGCATACCGCCGCCAAGACGCTTTCGCCAGGTTCTTGCTTCGGTGATAAATTCTTTCGAGCCCAGCAGGATCGATCCCGACGGAGCGCCGAGGCCTTTTGACAGGCAGAACTGAACGCTGTCGCAGCCGCGTGTAAGGTTAACGACCGAGTCGTTCAGTGCGATCGATGCGTTGAATATCCGTGCTCCGTCCATGTGGACAGGAATTTTGATATCGTGTGCCCGGCCGCAAATTTCGGCGCAATGTTCCGAAGTCATCACGCTTCCGCCTGCGAAATTGTGCGTGTTCTCGAGGCAAATAAGACCAGTCGGGCACGAATAATACGGTTGGCCAACGTGGAGAGCCGTCGCGATCTCGTCCCACGTCAGATGCCCGCTGCCGTTACCGCTGCGCACCGTTCGCAGCATCACGCCCGAAATCACCGCGGGCGTGCCCATCTCGTAGTTGAATATGTGGCCGCGTTCCTCGATTATGACCTCGTCGCCGGGTTTTGTGTGAAGCTTTACAGCGATCTGATTGCCCATAGAACCCGTCGGGACGAACAACGCGGCTTCCTTTTCAAAAACTTCAGCGGCGCGTTCCTGCAAACGGTTAACGGTCGGATCCTCACCGTAAACGTCATCGCCGACCTCAGCCGCGGCCATCGCCCGCCGCATCGCCTCGGTCGGCTTTGTAACAGTATCGCTGCGAAGGTCTATCACTTTTTGATCGAATCCCAGAACTGCTGTGTCTGTTCGACGTAGTTGGCGTTGTTGGCCTCCTTTGCCCAGGCGTTTGCTTCAGCTATCACCTTCAATGCTTCGTCTTTCTTGCCCGCTTTGTGCAGGATGCGTGCACGCAGCAGTCCGAATCGCGAATTTTTCGGGCTCTTTTCGAGGGAGCTCATGATCCAGCGGTGGGCCCGATCGAGGTCTTTGTCATTATGAAAATTGTACTCGGCGGCGAGGAAGTAGTTCATCGCGCTCATCCCGCCTTCGGCTTTCTCGAGCTCAGCGATCTGCTGGCTTATACGCGAATCGACATCAAATTCGATCTTGAATTTGACCTCGGTATTCTCCCAAGAAAGAGCCAAGTTTGCTGAATTTGTCGTTATGTCCGTGAACGCAATGGTAAAGGTTTCTACAAATCCAGCGGTTTTAGCCGGTTTTACCTTGAATCGAAAAACATCCTCTTCCTGCTTGTAAACATCGCCTGCCAATGAGCGGTGACGCAGGTTGGAGTGAATTATCATTGTCCACTCTGTCTCGCCGGGGATGGA
This sequence is a window from Acidobacteriota bacterium. Protein-coding genes within it:
- a CDS encoding low specificity L-threonine aldolase, whose translation is MIDLRSDTVTKPTEAMRRAMAAAEVGDDVYGEDPTVNRLQERAAEVFEKEAALFVPTGSMGNQIAVKLHTKPGDEVIIEERGHIFNYEMGTPAVISGVMLRTVRSGNGSGHLTWDEIATALHVGQPYYSCPTGLICLENTHNFAGGSVMTSEHCAEICGRAHDIKIPVHMDGARIFNASIALNDSVVNLTRGCDSVQFCLSKGLGAPSGSILLGSKEFITEARTWRKRLGGGMRQVGILAAAGLIALEESPKRLHADHENARRLALGLAEIPGIDIDVESVVTNIVIFDVAGTGKPAESICGALRNDDILAIPFGRRIRMVTHCDVSGTDIDKTLNSMKKAAV
- a CDS encoding DUF2911 domain-containing protein — translated: MKFSLSLVFALLLSTFAFGQGQQAPSLKVPVLSPLAEISQEVALTQVKLSYARPSAKGRKVFGELVPFGEIWRTGANASTKLTFTEEVKIAGNPLKAGTYALYSIPGETEWTMIIHSNLRHRSLAGDVYKQEEDVFRFKVKPAKTAGFVETFTIAFTDITTNSANLALSWENTEVKFKIEFDVDSRISQQIAELEKAEGGMSAMNYFLAAEYNFHNDKDLDRAHRWIMSSLEKSPKNSRFGLLRARILHKAGKKDEALKVIAEANAWAKEANNANYVEQTQQFWDSIKK
- a CDS encoding VCBS repeat-containing protein; protein product: MKANLIRFGRYSVIALVALFMAVPVLSQLSLRKALDYDGDGRADFVIFRPSNNAWYSLRSGGSVAIDGWGLAAEDFMVPGDYDGDGRGDLAVWRDTNGLFFIINSSNGTVSIASWGISGDEPVARDYDGDGRTDYAVVRRTGGSMVWYILRSSDSQVQVASWGLSTDFTAPGDYDGDGKFDFCVQRPGPTPTSPAVFYVLTNGTFNVSVVSWGWGNDLVVPGDYDGDGKTDFAVVREGSTTNSPLIWYIIRSSDNVPIGVSFGDTGTDLNAQADYDGDGKTDIAIWRDTTGQFWYRSSINNAFNVVAWGSPNDYPVASYDTH
- a CDS encoding S8 family serine peptidase, yielding MPGRLSSSFALFIVITALLFGAPDSRSQTLIRPAFASDEILVKLADLSINDAVKQLNRRHGASVAETFSDLGWMRLKLAPGTSIEDAVKTYARSVHVIAAQPNFYYYPQLIPNDPQFSHSGLYGLTKIAAPAAWDLTTGSSTVVVANIDTGMRLTHEDLAANIWVNPGEIPGNGVDDDGNGFVDDVNGWDFFFDDNDPSDENSHGTHVGGTIGAVGNNAIGIVGVNWNVKIMPIKIYNSTGSGTTSAMLINAYNYVRMMKLRGVNIRVTNNSYGGCDEACGYDQATKDAIDAMGDADILNVFAAGNSGTNNDGIPFFPASYDSPSILAVGGSDQDDNRRYNFGANSVDLAAPGSLIYSTVHTSNSSYGTKSGTSMSTPHAAGAAALLAAFDPSLSALSLKATLMKTVDQLPAFTGFNRSGGRLNVSRALNEPVVCTFQPNSAEIVVPTKGGWYEMSVTAPQFCDYSVRSGTKWVHITSESTESGSSTIKFRVGVNPTINRSAVIKIGSGTFTVSQKRSK
- a CDS encoding glycerophosphodiester phosphodiesterase, which translates into the protein MKILSALLLFSLLGFPVAENASAETQRKVSIEGHRGARGHLPENTIPSFLLALDQGADTLEMDVVISSDKKVVVSHEPWFSSAISLDPTGQRIPKEIEREHIIYQMKYSQVVRYDVGSIGNAEFPQQRKEKAVKPLLEDVIKKAESHAKSKKLPPVSYSIEIKSDPKGDRLFHPEPAEFAKLVVDVITKQKIDGRSIIQSFDVRALQAVKEIAPNMPLALLVSAAGPPQANLDKLGFTPNTYSPNFSLVNEELIRFCREKGMRIVPWTVNEIADLEKMAKFDIDGIISDYPDRAVQVFRK
- a CDS encoding (d)CMP kinase encodes the protein MIIAIDGPSGAGKSTLGKMLAKRLGLLYLDTGAMYRAAALAAAKAGVSLDAQDRVVAVVSEAHIELEGEPDSLRVSLNGEDVSAAIRTPEAAQAASVVSTISGVRQRMVELQRSIGESAPNGCVLEGRDIGSVVFPNADVKFFLTAKTEARARRRFEEDNAKGRETTYEKTLAEISERDRRDSTRKDSPLVRADGAIEIDTSDLGLDEVFGLMLRLIEGA